In one Oscillospiraceae bacterium genomic region, the following are encoded:
- a CDS encoding amidohydrolase — MKQEHYELAVALRRELHAHPELSHRETWTKARLMEFLWEHTAHLELVDRGAWFYAWYRSGREGTPIAFRADFDAIPVAEDDTLPYHSQNPGVGHKCGHDGHSAALAALALEVDEAGAGRDVYFIFQHAEEVGGGGQACAALLEEAGIGEVYAFHSMSGYPRGAVCLRDGTMNCASRGMVLAFEGAPAHASTPELGRSPALALAHLVEALDGLSARAGRRGMAMCTVVQIAAGEEAFGVAAHRGRLLLTLRAQYEQELEALCASLEALAGAEAARFGLGWSVEYRDVFPETADDPACAARVRAAAGALGLEVVEMAEPMRGSEDFGWYLKKAPGAMFLLGNGEDYAPIHSADFDFPEEHIKTACALFRALAGQ; from the coding sequence ATGAAACAGGAGCATTACGAGCTGGCGGTGGCCCTGCGGCGGGAGCTGCACGCCCACCCGGAGCTCTCCCACCGGGAGACGTGGACCAAGGCGCGGCTGATGGAGTTCCTCTGGGAGCACACGGCGCACCTGGAGCTGGTGGACCGGGGCGCGTGGTTTTACGCCTGGTACCGCTCGGGCAGGGAGGGGACGCCCATCGCCTTCCGGGCGGATTTCGACGCCATCCCCGTGGCGGAGGACGATACCCTGCCCTACCACTCCCAGAACCCCGGCGTGGGCCACAAGTGCGGGCACGACGGCCACAGCGCGGCCCTGGCCGCCCTGGCCCTGGAGGTGGACGAGGCCGGGGCGGGCCGGGACGTGTACTTCATCTTCCAGCACGCCGAGGAGGTGGGCGGCGGCGGGCAGGCCTGCGCGGCCCTGCTGGAGGAGGCCGGGATCGGGGAGGTCTACGCCTTCCACAGCATGTCCGGCTACCCCAGAGGGGCGGTGTGCCTCCGGGACGGCACCATGAACTGCGCCTCCCGGGGTATGGTCCTGGCCTTCGAGGGCGCGCCCGCCCACGCCAGCACCCCGGAGCTGGGCCGCAGCCCCGCCCTTGCCCTGGCCCACCTGGTGGAGGCCCTGGACGGCCTGTCCGCCCGGGCGGGGCGGCGGGGCATGGCGATGTGCACCGTCGTACAGATCGCGGCGGGGGAGGAGGCCTTCGGCGTGGCCGCCCACCGGGGGCGGCTGCTGCTCACCCTGCGCGCCCAGTACGAACAGGAGCTGGAGGCGCTGTGCGCTTCCCTGGAGGCCCTGGCCGGGGCGGAGGCGGCGCGCTTCGGCCTTGGCTGGAGCGTGGAGTACCGGGACGTGTTCCCCGAGACGGCCGACGACCCCGCCTGCGCGGCGCGGGTGCGCGCGGCGGCCGGGGCGCTGGGCCTGGAGGTGGTGGAGATGGCCGAGCCCATGCGGGGCTCGGAGGACTTCGGCTGGTACCTGAAAAAGGCCCCGGGGGCCATGTTCCTGCTGGGCAACGGGGAGGACTACGCCCCCATCCACTCGGCGGACTTCGACTTCCCGGAGGAGCACATCAAAACCGCCTGCGCCCTGTTCCGGGCGCTTGCCGGGCAATAG
- a CDS encoding 4-alpha-glucanotransferase gives MHISSLPSPYGIGSMGAQARAFVDFLASAGQSYWQILPICPTGFGDSPYQSYSTHAGNPYFIDLDDLANDGLLWPEEYMGRSWGDDPAAVDYGRLYELRYPVLRLACRRLADSPTEDYAAFCRENAFWLEDYALFMALKQAHGGAPWRAWEPTLRNREPEVLERARRALGADLDFWRAVQYLFFRQWRALKGYANGKGISIIGDLPIYVSEDGVDVWARRELFQVDGDGTPIEVAGVPPDGFTADGQLWGNPLFDWEAMEKDGYRWWIDRIRYQCAIYDVLRIDHFRGFDSYYAIPYGAANARGGQWRRGPGIALFRALEREAGKQRIIAEDLGYMTDSVRALLEESGFPGMKVLQFAFDSRDGSGADYLPHNYPAHCVVYTGTHDNDTVLGWMEHARPADAAYAREYLRLSREEGWHWGMMRAVWASVGELAVVTAQDVLGLGGRARMNTPSTVGNNWRWRALPGVFTHELAAKLRHETALYGRMQREG, from the coding sequence ATGCATATTTCCTCCCTGCCCTCGCCCTACGGGATCGGGAGCATGGGGGCCCAGGCCCGGGCCTTTGTGGACTTCCTGGCCTCGGCGGGGCAGAGCTACTGGCAGATTCTGCCCATATGCCCCACCGGCTTCGGGGACTCCCCTTACCAGTCCTACTCCACCCACGCGGGCAACCCCTACTTTATCGACCTGGACGACCTGGCCAACGACGGACTGCTGTGGCCGGAGGAGTACATGGGCCGGAGCTGGGGGGACGACCCCGCCGCCGTGGACTACGGGCGGCTCTACGAGCTGCGCTACCCCGTGCTGCGGCTGGCCTGCCGCCGCCTGGCGGACAGCCCCACGGAGGACTACGCGGCCTTCTGCCGGGAGAACGCCTTCTGGCTGGAGGACTACGCCCTGTTCATGGCGCTCAAGCAGGCCCACGGCGGCGCGCCCTGGCGGGCGTGGGAGCCAACCCTTCGCAACCGGGAGCCGGAGGTCCTGGAGCGGGCCCGGCGGGCGCTGGGCGCGGATCTGGACTTCTGGCGCGCGGTGCAGTACCTCTTTTTCCGCCAGTGGCGGGCCCTGAAGGGGTACGCCAACGGGAAGGGGATCTCCATCATCGGGGATCTGCCCATCTACGTCTCGGAGGACGGGGTGGACGTGTGGGCCCGGCGGGAGCTCTTCCAGGTGGACGGGGACGGCACCCCCATCGAGGTGGCCGGGGTGCCGCCCGACGGCTTCACCGCCGACGGCCAGCTCTGGGGCAACCCCCTCTTCGACTGGGAGGCCATGGAGAAAGACGGCTACCGCTGGTGGATCGACCGCATCCGCTACCAGTGCGCCATCTACGACGTGCTGCGCATCGACCACTTCCGGGGCTTCGACTCCTACTACGCCATCCCCTACGGCGCGGCCAACGCCCGGGGCGGGCAGTGGCGGCGGGGGCCGGGCATCGCCCTCTTCCGGGCCCTGGAGCGGGAGGCGGGCAAGCAGCGCATCATCGCCGAGGATCTGGGCTATATGACCGACTCGGTGCGGGCGCTGTTAGAGGAGAGCGGCTTCCCCGGCATGAAGGTGCTCCAGTTCGCCTTCGACAGCCGGGACGGCAGCGGCGCGGACTACCTGCCCCACAACTACCCCGCCCACTGCGTGGTGTATACCGGCACCCACGACAACGACACGGTGCTGGGCTGGATGGAGCACGCCCGGCCCGCCGACGCGGCCTACGCCAGGGAGTACCTGCGGCTCAGCCGCGAGGAGGGCTGGCACTGGGGCATGATGCGCGCGGTGTGGGCCAGCGTGGGGGAGCTGGCGGTGGTCACGGCCCAGGACGTGCTGGGCCTGGGGGGGAGGGCCCGGATGAACACCCCCTCCACCGTGGGCAATAACTGGCGCTGGCGGGCCCTGCCCGGGGTGTTCACCCACGAGCTGGCCGCGAAGCTGCGGCACGAGACCGCACTCTACGGCCGTATGCAGCGGGAAGGCTGA
- a CDS encoding LacI family transcriptional regulator, which produces MTIKDIARESGYAVSTVSRALNGHPDVSPIARAKIMAVVEARHFSPNNNAKHLKQASSSGVAVVVKGTRNMLFAGMVEQVQTRIEDGGYAAAVYYQDEDADEVEQARQICRERKPLGILFLGGDLDNFRAGFGQVGLPCVLVTNTAAALEFPNLSSVTTDDASAAACAVEYLMERGHRSIGILGGNLACSQISYRRLTGCEDAFRRRGVPFDRARQYESARFSMPMAYEATQRLLDRSPELTALFAMSDVMAVGALRALVDKGMRVPGDISLMGYDGIELGRFCVPRLSTVRQDAERLALRGVEILLRQLEQGGQAVHELAPFRLVAGESVDEPKQHGRADAT; this is translated from the coding sequence ATGACCATCAAGGACATCGCCCGGGAGTCGGGGTACGCGGTGAGCACGGTCTCCCGCGCCCTCAACGGCCACCCGGACGTGAGCCCCATCGCCCGCGCGAAGATCATGGCGGTGGTGGAGGCCCGGCATTTCTCGCCCAACAACAACGCCAAGCACCTCAAGCAGGCCTCCAGCAGCGGCGTGGCCGTGGTGGTCAAGGGCACCCGCAACATGCTCTTCGCGGGCATGGTGGAGCAGGTCCAGACCCGGATCGAGGACGGCGGGTACGCCGCCGCGGTCTACTACCAGGACGAGGACGCCGACGAGGTGGAGCAGGCCCGGCAGATCTGCCGGGAGCGCAAGCCCCTGGGCATCCTCTTCCTGGGGGGCGATCTGGACAATTTCCGCGCCGGGTTCGGGCAGGTGGGCCTGCCCTGCGTGCTGGTGACCAACACCGCCGCCGCCCTGGAGTTCCCCAACCTGTCCAGCGTCACCACCGACGACGCCTCCGCCGCCGCCTGCGCGGTGGAGTACCTCATGGAGCGGGGGCACCGCAGCATCGGCATCCTGGGCGGCAACCTGGCCTGCTCCCAGATCAGCTACCGCCGCCTCACCGGCTGCGAGGACGCCTTCCGCCGCCGGGGCGTGCCCTTTGACCGCGCCCGGCAGTACGAGAGCGCCCGCTTCTCCATGCCAATGGCCTACGAGGCCACCCAGCGCCTGCTGGACCGCTCCCCGGAGCTCACCGCCCTGTTCGCCATGTCGGACGTGATGGCCGTCGGGGCCCTGCGGGCTCTGGTGGACAAGGGCATGCGGGTGCCCGGGGACATCTCCCTCATGGGCTACGACGGCATCGAGCTGGGCCGCTTCTGCGTGCCCCGGCTGTCCACCGTCCGGCAGGACGCGGAGCGGCTGGCCCTGCGGGGGGTGGAGATCCTGCTCCGGCAGCTGGAGCAGGGCGGGCAGGCCGTCCACGAGCTGGCCCCCTTCCGCCTGGTGGCCGGGGAGAGCGTGGACGAACCCAAGCAGCACGGAAGGGCGGATGCGACGTGA
- a CDS encoding ABC transporter permease — MQAKKKRGNAVLTVVFTLLSVAYVCPILIVLINSFKKKAYINRYPFALPTAKNFVGLDNYVTGIEKIDFLKAFGYSLFITVASVVVILICTSMCAWYISRVKNRVTKTIYMLCICSMVVPFQMVMFTLSKTADMLHLGNPVGIVLVYLGFGAGLAVFMFCGFMRSVPVEVEEASMIDGCNPLQTFFRVVLPMLKPTLVSVGILETMWIWNDYLLPYLVLDIKKYKTIPIAIQYLKGGYGSIDWGAMMAMLVLAIVPIIVFYLCCQKHIIKGVAAGAVKG, encoded by the coding sequence ATGCAGGCAAAGAAAAAGAGGGGCAACGCCGTGCTTACCGTGGTGTTCACGCTGCTGTCGGTGGCCTACGTGTGCCCCATCCTGATCGTGCTTATCAACTCCTTTAAGAAGAAGGCCTATATCAACCGCTACCCCTTCGCCCTGCCCACGGCCAAGAACTTCGTGGGCCTGGACAACTACGTCACGGGCATCGAGAAGATCGACTTTCTCAAGGCCTTCGGGTACAGCCTGTTCATCACCGTGGCCTCGGTGGTGGTGATCCTCATCTGCACCTCCATGTGCGCGTGGTACATCAGCCGGGTGAAGAACCGGGTAACCAAGACCATCTACATGCTGTGCATCTGCTCCATGGTGGTGCCCTTCCAGATGGTCATGTTCACCCTGTCCAAGACGGCGGACATGCTCCACCTGGGCAACCCGGTGGGCATCGTGCTGGTGTATTTGGGCTTCGGCGCGGGGCTTGCGGTGTTCATGTTCTGCGGCTTCATGCGCTCGGTGCCCGTGGAGGTGGAGGAGGCATCCATGATCGACGGGTGCAACCCCTTGCAGACCTTCTTCCGCGTGGTGCTGCCCATGCTCAAGCCCACCCTGGTCTCCGTGGGCATCCTGGAGACCATGTGGATCTGGAACGACTACCTGCTGCCCTACCTGGTGCTGGACATCAAGAAGTACAAGACCATCCCCATCGCCATCCAGTACCTCAAGGGCGGGTACGGCTCCATCGACTGGGGCGCCATGATGGCCATGCTGGTGCTGGCCATCGTGCCCATCATCGTGTTCTACCTGTGCTGCCAGAAGCACATCATCAAGGGCGTGGCCGCCGGCGCGGTCAAGGGATAA
- a CDS encoding ABC transporter permease, with translation MERAIKKYFPIFALPTLLAFLIGFIIPFVLGIWLSFCNFTTVTDAKFVGLGNYVRIWGDATFVHSLWFTALFTVVSVVVINVLAFAVALLLTKGFRGTNTFRTVFFMPNLIGGIVLGYIWQLIFNGILGYFDRTLTFSASYGFWGLVILMCWQQVGYMMIIYIAGLQSIPGDLYEAARIDGANSRQLLFRITIPMSMPSITICTFLTLTNSFKLFDQNLALTAGQPSNLTEMLALNIYNTFYGRVGWEGVGQAKAVVFTVLVALLALFQIRATRSKEVQQ, from the coding sequence GTGGAGAGAGCGATTAAAAAGTATTTTCCCATCTTCGCCCTGCCAACCCTGCTGGCATTCCTGATCGGCTTCATCATCCCCTTTGTCCTGGGCATCTGGCTCTCCTTCTGCAACTTCACCACCGTGACCGACGCCAAATTCGTGGGCCTGGGCAACTACGTCCGCATCTGGGGGGACGCCACCTTCGTCCACTCCCTCTGGTTCACGGCGCTCTTCACCGTGGTTTCGGTGGTGGTCATCAACGTGCTGGCCTTCGCCGTGGCCCTGCTGCTCACCAAGGGCTTCCGGGGCACCAACACCTTCCGCACGGTGTTCTTCATGCCCAACCTCATCGGCGGCATCGTGCTGGGCTACATCTGGCAGCTCATTTTCAACGGCATCCTGGGCTACTTCGACAGAACCCTCACCTTCTCCGCCTCCTACGGCTTCTGGGGCCTGGTCATCCTCATGTGCTGGCAGCAGGTGGGCTACATGATGATCATCTACATCGCGGGGCTCCAGTCCATCCCCGGGGACCTGTACGAGGCTGCCCGCATCGACGGGGCCAACTCCCGCCAGCTCCTGTTCCGGATTACCATCCCCATGAGTATGCCCTCCATCACCATCTGCACCTTCCTGACCCTGACCAACTCCTTCAAGCTCTTCGACCAGAACCTGGCCCTCACCGCCGGGCAGCCCTCCAATCTGACCGAGATGCTGGCCCTGAACATCTACAACACCTTCTACGGCCGCGTGGGCTGGGAGGGCGTGGGCCAGGCCAAGGCCGTGGTATTCACCGTGCTGGTGGCCCTGCTGGCCCTGTTCCAGATCCGGGCCACCCGGAGCAAGGAGGTGCAGCAGTAA
- a CDS encoding ABC transporter substrate-binding protein, producing MKNRWLALGLSAAMAVGLLSGCSNGTATTPAPATPAPQSAAPAPESQAPAPAGADGSVYYLNFKPEQADQWVALAAKYTAETGVPVTVTTAASGTYESTLKSEMAKSEAPTLFQVNGPVGLASWKDYCYDLSGSEVYKQLTGDQFALKNGGEVAGIAYVIETYGIIYNKAILNDYVTKDYAVVKDIGEINSFDKLKAVAESIQANADDLGVLGAFTSAGMDSSSDWRFKTHLANLPIYYEYQADGIGSTDAIKGTYLDNYKAIWDLYINNATCAPGVLSSKTGDDALSEFVMGEAVFYQNGTWAYTDIQKDGSLADEDIGMMPIYIGVDGEENQGLCTGSENYWCVNKNADPADIQATLDFLNWVVTSDAGRDALANEMGFVCPFQGFTEAAYTPANPLIVAANDDVAAGHKTVDWCFTTMPSEEWKNGVGSALLEYAQGTGDWAAVQTAFVDGWAAEYAAANG from the coding sequence ATGAAAAACAGATGGTTGGCACTGGGCCTCTCCGCGGCGATGGCCGTGGGACTGCTCTCCGGCTGCTCCAACGGGACCGCCACCACCCCCGCCCCCGCGACTCCGGCGCCCCAGAGCGCAGCGCCCGCCCCTGAGAGCCAGGCCCCCGCCCCCGCGGGCGCCGACGGCTCCGTCTACTACCTGAACTTCAAGCCCGAGCAGGCCGACCAGTGGGTGGCCCTGGCCGCCAAGTACACTGCCGAGACCGGCGTGCCCGTGACGGTGACCACCGCCGCCTCCGGCACCTACGAGTCCACCCTGAAGTCCGAGATGGCCAAGAGCGAGGCCCCCACCCTGTTCCAGGTCAACGGCCCCGTGGGCCTGGCCTCCTGGAAGGACTACTGCTACGACCTGTCCGGCTCCGAGGTCTACAAGCAGCTCACCGGCGACCAGTTCGCCCTGAAGAACGGCGGCGAGGTGGCCGGCATCGCCTACGTCATCGAGACCTACGGCATCATCTACAACAAGGCCATCCTCAACGACTACGTCACCAAGGATTACGCCGTGGTCAAGGACATCGGCGAGATCAACAGCTTCGACAAGCTCAAGGCCGTGGCCGAGAGCATCCAGGCCAACGCGGACGATCTGGGCGTGCTGGGCGCGTTCACCTCCGCCGGCATGGACTCCTCCTCCGACTGGCGCTTCAAGACCCACCTGGCCAACCTGCCCATCTACTATGAGTACCAGGCCGACGGCATCGGCTCCACCGACGCCATCAAGGGCACCTATCTGGACAACTACAAGGCCATCTGGGACCTGTACATCAACAACGCCACCTGCGCCCCCGGCGTGCTGTCCAGCAAGACCGGCGATGACGCCCTGTCCGAGTTCGTGATGGGCGAGGCCGTGTTCTATCAGAACGGCACCTGGGCCTACACCGACATCCAGAAGGACGGCTCCCTGGCCGACGAGGACATCGGAATGATGCCCATCTACATCGGCGTGGACGGCGAGGAGAACCAGGGCCTGTGCACCGGCTCCGAGAACTACTGGTGCGTCAACAAGAACGCCGACCCCGCCGACATCCAGGCCACCCTGGACTTCCTGAACTGGGTCGTCACCAGCGACGCGGGCCGCGACGCCCTGGCCAACGAGATGGGCTTTGTGTGCCCCTTCCAGGGCTTCACCGAGGCCGCCTACACCCCCGCCAACCCCCTGATCGTGGCCGCCAATGACGACGTGGCCGCGGGCCACAAGACCGTGGACTGGTGCTTCACCACCATGCCCAGCGAGGAGTGGAAGAACGGCGTGGGCTCCGCCCTGCTGGAGTACGCCCAGGGCACCGGCGACTGGGCCGCCGTGCAGACCGCCTTCGTGGACGGCTGGGCCGCCGAGTACGCCGCCGCCAACGGTTAA
- a CDS encoding ZIP family metal transporter, which translates to MLEALKWAAGGTGFTFLMTTLGAAVVFLFRKKAGTGAQRIFLGFAAGVMIAASVWSLLIPAIEEAEAAGGIGWIPAAGGFALGVAFLMLLDGILPHLHPDARQPEGVKSKLKRTTLLVFAVTLHNIPEGMAVGLSFALAAQHGGDPALYTAAMALAVGIGIQNFPEGAAISLPLRQEGMSRGKAFLCGSLSGIVEPIFGILTVLLSGFIGPFMPWLLSFAAGAMIYVVVEELIPEAHLGEHSNVGTLGVMGGFLVMMILDVALG; encoded by the coding sequence ATGTTGGAAGCGTTAAAATGGGCGGCGGGCGGAACGGGCTTTACGTTCCTGATGACCACGCTGGGCGCCGCCGTGGTATTTTTGTTCCGGAAGAAGGCCGGCACCGGGGCGCAGCGGATCTTTCTGGGCTTTGCCGCGGGGGTGATGATCGCCGCGTCGGTCTGGTCGCTGCTGATCCCCGCCATTGAAGAGGCCGAGGCGGCGGGCGGGATCGGCTGGATCCCCGCGGCCGGGGGCTTTGCGCTGGGCGTGGCCTTCCTGATGCTGCTGGACGGCATCCTGCCCCACCTGCACCCGGACGCCCGCCAGCCCGAGGGGGTGAAGAGCAAGCTCAAGCGCACCACGCTGCTGGTCTTTGCCGTCACGCTGCACAATATCCCCGAGGGCATGGCGGTGGGCCTGTCCTTTGCGCTGGCGGCCCAGCACGGGGGGGATCCCGCCCTCTACACCGCCGCCATGGCGCTGGCCGTGGGCATCGGCATCCAGAACTTCCCCGAGGGGGCGGCCATCTCCCTGCCCCTGCGGCAGGAGGGCATGAGCCGGGGCAAGGCCTTCCTCTGCGGCAGCCTCTCGGGCATCGTGGAGCCCATCTTCGGCATCCTCACCGTGCTGCTCTCGGGCTTCATCGGCCCCTTTATGCCGTGGCTGCTCTCCTTCGCCGCCGGGGCCATGATTTACGTGGTGGTGGAGGAGCTCATCCCCGAGGCCCATCTGGGGGAGCACTCCAACGTGGGCACCCTGGGGGTCATGGGCGGCTTTTTGGTGATGATGATCCTGGACGTGGCCCTGGGGTAG
- a CDS encoding Zn-dependent alcohol dehydrogenase: MQTMKALVWKGVGELSLEKRPRPVPLDPRDAVVRVTRSTICTSDLHILAGAVPRAVPGVVLGHEFVGEVVQTGPALAALRPGDRVAACCETFCGTCWFCRRGYVNNCVNGGWDLGCRIDGCQAEYVRVPYADTGLTPIPDSLSDEDALFLGDILSSGYFGAGLCEIRPGDTVAVLGLGPVGLCAAQCARLLGAGRVVGVEPDPLRRALATSRGLTDTALDPADPDLEEVLRALTGGRGADGVIECAGGRDTFQTAWRLARPNAVVALVAMYEAPQTLPLPEMYGKNLIFKTGGVDACHCGELMGLLAAGKLDTGFLITHRGTLDQILEGYRVFGGRLDGCLKWVVTPP, from the coding sequence ATGCAAACCATGAAAGCCCTGGTGTGGAAGGGCGTGGGCGAGCTCTCGCTGGAGAAGCGCCCCCGCCCGGTCCCGCTGGACCCGCGGGACGCCGTGGTGCGGGTCACCCGCTCCACCATCTGCACCAGCGATCTGCATATTCTGGCCGGGGCGGTGCCCCGGGCCGTGCCCGGCGTGGTGCTGGGGCACGAGTTCGTGGGCGAGGTCGTCCAGACCGGCCCCGCCCTGGCCGCGCTCCGGCCCGGGGACCGGGTGGCCGCCTGCTGCGAGACCTTCTGCGGCACGTGCTGGTTCTGCCGCCGGGGTTATGTAAACAACTGCGTTAACGGCGGCTGGGATCTGGGCTGCCGCATCGACGGCTGCCAGGCCGAATACGTGCGCGTCCCCTACGCCGACACCGGCCTGACCCCCATCCCGGACAGCCTGTCCGACGAGGACGCCCTCTTCCTGGGGGACATCCTCTCCAGCGGCTATTTCGGGGCCGGGCTGTGCGAGATCCGGCCTGGGGACACGGTGGCCGTGCTGGGCCTGGGGCCGGTGGGCCTGTGCGCCGCCCAGTGCGCCCGGCTGCTGGGCGCGGGGCGCGTGGTGGGTGTGGAGCCCGACCCCCTGCGCCGGGCCTTGGCAACCTCCCGCGGCCTCACCGACACGGCCCTGGATCCCGCCGACCCGGATCTGGAGGAGGTTTTGCGCGCCCTCACCGGGGGCCGGGGGGCCGACGGGGTCATCGAGTGCGCCGGCGGGCGGGACACCTTCCAGACCGCCTGGAGGCTGGCCCGGCCCAACGCGGTGGTCGCCCTGGTGGCCATGTACGAGGCCCCCCAGACCCTCCCCCTGCCCGAGATGTACGGCAAGAACCTGATCTTCAAGACCGGCGGCGTGGACGCCTGCCACTGCGGGGAACTGATGGGGCTGCTCGCCGCGGGCAAGCTGGACACCGGCTTCCTGATCACCCACCGGGGCACGCTGGATCAGATTCTGGAGGGCTACCGGGTGTTCGGCGGCCGGCTGGACGGCTGCCTGAAGTGGGTGGTCACGCCGCCGTGA
- the grdB_2 gene encoding glycine reductase complex component B subunit gamma (codon on position 348 is selenocysteine opal codon.), translated as MIKVVHYINQFFAGVGGEDKADYKPEVREGAVGPGLALNAAFKGEAEITHTVVCGDSYFNENLDVAKKAVLDMISAQKPDVVVCGPAFNAGRYGVACGTVAAAVKEELGLPVVTGMYAENPGADMFKNKVYTIATKDNAAGMRDAAPKLAALALKLAKGEPVGASAEEGYMPNGIRVNFFEAERGSTRAVKMLLNKLAGKPYTTEFPMPSFDRVTPNPAVVDMAHATVALVTSGGIVPKGNPDHIESSSASKFGRYCIEGVTDLTEETYETAHGGYDPVYANGDSDRVLPVDVLRKMEQEGKIGGIYPYFFTTVGNGTAVASAKKYGAAIGKELRDAGVQAAILTSTUGTCTRCGATMVKEIERAGIPVVHICTVTPISLTVGANRIVPAIAIPHPLGNPALTPEEEFTIRYHMVEKALKALETPVDDQTIFE; from the coding sequence ATGATTAAGGTAGTACACTATATCAACCAGTTCTTCGCAGGTGTGGGCGGCGAGGACAAGGCCGACTACAAGCCCGAAGTGCGCGAGGGCGCCGTGGGCCCCGGCCTGGCGCTGAACGCCGCGTTCAAGGGCGAGGCGGAGATCACCCACACCGTGGTGTGCGGCGACTCCTACTTCAACGAGAACCTGGATGTGGCCAAGAAGGCCGTCCTGGACATGATTTCCGCCCAGAAGCCCGACGTGGTCGTCTGCGGCCCCGCCTTCAACGCCGGCCGTTACGGCGTGGCCTGCGGCACCGTGGCCGCCGCCGTCAAGGAGGAGCTGGGCCTGCCCGTGGTCACCGGCATGTACGCCGAGAACCCCGGCGCCGACATGTTCAAGAACAAGGTCTACACCATCGCCACCAAGGACAACGCCGCCGGTATGCGCGACGCCGCCCCCAAGCTGGCCGCCCTGGCCCTGAAGCTGGCCAAGGGAGAGCCCGTCGGCGCCTCCGCCGAGGAGGGCTACATGCCCAACGGCATCCGCGTCAACTTCTTCGAGGCTGAGCGCGGCTCCACCCGCGCCGTGAAGATGCTGCTCAACAAGCTGGCCGGCAAGCCCTACACCACCGAGTTCCCCATGCCCTCCTTCGACCGCGTCACCCCCAACCCCGCTGTCGTGGACATGGCCCACGCCACCGTGGCCCTGGTGACCTCCGGCGGCATCGTGCCCAAGGGCAACCCCGACCACATCGAGTCCTCCTCCGCCTCCAAGTTCGGCCGCTACTGCATCGAGGGCGTCACCGACCTGACCGAGGAGACCTACGAGACCGCCCACGGCGGCTATGACCCGGTGTACGCCAACGGCGACTCCGACCGCGTCCTGCCCGTGGACGTGCTGCGCAAGATGGAGCAGGAGGGCAAGATCGGCGGAATTTACCCCTACTTCTTCACCACCGTCGGCAACGGCACCGCCGTGGCCAGCGCCAAGAAGTACGGCGCCGCCATCGGCAAGGAGCTGCGGGACGCGGGCGTACAGGCCGCCATCCTGACCTCCACGTGAGGCACCTGCACGCGTTGCGGTGCAACGATGGTAAAAGAGATTGAGCGCGCCGGTATCCCCGTGGTGCATATCTGCACCGTCACCCCCATCTCCCTGACGGTGGGTGCCAACCGTATCGTCCCGGCTATCGCCATTCCCCACCCCCTGGGCAACCCCGCCCTCACCCCCGAGGAGGAGTTCACGATCCGCTACCACATGGTGGAGAAGGCCCTCAAGGCCCTGGAGACCCCTGTGGACGACCAGACCATTTTCGAGTAA